In the genome of Gadus chalcogrammus isolate NIFS_2021 chromosome 21, NIFS_Gcha_1.0, whole genome shotgun sequence, one region contains:
- the LOC130374816 gene encoding uncharacterized protein LOC130374816 isoform X3 — protein MVASPSYKDYGRTEFRAGDCVSLSCGAQSDCSIITWLFSYNNGTTVELVVGGKVKSEDKKERLHVTKECSLEVKKMRKEDEGHYTCREYPSPRRQVDHALHEVKLMTSTNRPTPTTVKANTSTSKPTTTPVKGAASSSPAARPSTSTPTTHTLNGAASSSPTSWPPSTPTPHTPNAPTAGVLLRVLVLLGFSVLTLVVLLRLIGWWRTRGNRAATEECIGLNSSSDAPPARERLGPGASDQQQHTVEMDLDWAPRGPSVVQRGGQRAVGSAQDQVDPGELSDAANYENLRAPPRCAGDTADTGVHFVTVHQLSK, from the exons atggtTGCTTCTCCGTCATACAAAG ATTATGGAAGAACAGAGTTCAGAGCTGGAGATTGTGTCTCTCTATCATGCGGGGCTCAGAGTGACTGTTCCATTATTACCTGGCTGTTCAGTTACAACAATGGAACGACTGTGGAATTGGTTGTAGGAGGGAAGGTTAAGTCGGAAGACAAGAAAGAAAGACTACATGTTACAAAGGAGTGTTCTCTGGAGGTAAAGAAGATGAGAAAGGAAGATGAAGGTCATTACACTTGCAGAGAGTACCCATCACCAAGAAGACAGGTTGATCATGCATTGCATGAAGTAAAACTAATGA CAAGCACAAACAGACCAACCCCAACCACAGTGAAAG CAAACACAAGCACATCCAAACCAACCACTACACCAGTGAAAG gagcagccagcagcagcccagCAGCAAGGCCCTCAACATcaacaccaaccacacacacactgaacg gagcagccagcagcagcccaACATCATGGCCCCcatcaacaccaacaccacataCACCAAACG CTCCTACAGCGGGGGTCCTGCTGCGGGTCCTGGTGCTGCTGGGCTTCTCCGTCCTGACCCTGGTGGTTCTGCTCCGCCTCATTGGCTGGTGGAGAaccagag GTAACAGGGCGGCAACAGAAGAGTGCATT GGTCTGAACTCTTCCAGCGACGCCCCGCCAGCCAGAGAACGCCTCGGCCCAGGGGCCAGTGACCAG cagcagcacactgtGGAGATGGACCTGGACTGGGCTCCCAGGGGCCCCTCTGTGGTCCAGCGTGGTGGGCAGAGGGCAGTAGGCTCAGCACAG GACCAAGTGGATCCTGGTGAACTTAGCGATGCTGCTAACTATGAAAACCTGAGGGCCCCTCCCAGATGTGCTGGGGACACTGCAGACACGGGCGTCCATTTTGTCACCGTCCACCAACTGTCAAAATGA
- the LOC130374816 gene encoding uncharacterized protein LOC130374816 isoform X2 — protein MFSLTDIFPINDKCNKVTFSSDYGRTEFRAGDCVSLSCGAQSDCSIITWLFSYNNGTTVELVVGGKVKSEDKKERLHVTKECSLEVKKMRKEDEGHYTCREYPSPRRQVDHALHEVKLMTSTNRPTPTTVKANTSTSKPTTTPVKGAASSSPAARPSTSTPTTHTLNGAASSSPTSWPPSTPTPHTPNAPTAGVLLRVLVLLGFSVLTLVVLLRLIGWWRTRGNRAATEECIGLNSSSDAPPARERLGPGASDQQHTVEMDLDWAPRGPSVVQRGGQRAVGSAQDQVDPGELSDAANYENLRAPPRCAGDTADTGVHFVTVHQLSK, from the exons ATGTTCTCTCTCACAGATATCTTTCCAATCAATGACAAATGTAACAAAGTAACTTTCTCCTCAGATTATGGAAGAACAGAGTTCAGAGCTGGAGATTGTGTCTCTCTATCATGCGGGGCTCAGAGTGACTGTTCCATTATTACCTGGCTGTTCAGTTACAACAATGGAACGACTGTGGAATTGGTTGTAGGAGGGAAGGTTAAGTCGGAAGACAAGAAAGAAAGACTACATGTTACAAAGGAGTGTTCTCTGGAGGTAAAGAAGATGAGAAAGGAAGATGAAGGTCATTACACTTGCAGAGAGTACCCATCACCAAGAAGACAGGTTGATCATGCATTGCATGAAGTAAAACTAATGA CAAGCACAAACAGACCAACCCCAACCACAGTGAAAG CAAACACAAGCACATCCAAACCAACCACTACACCAGTGAAAG gagcagccagcagcagcccagCAGCAAGGCCCTCAACATcaacaccaaccacacacacactgaacg gagcagccagcagcagcccaACATCATGGCCCCcatcaacaccaacaccacataCACCAAACG CTCCTACAGCGGGGGTCCTGCTGCGGGTCCTGGTGCTGCTGGGCTTCTCCGTCCTGACCCTGGTGGTTCTGCTCCGCCTCATTGGCTGGTGGAGAaccagag GTAACAGGGCGGCAACAGAAGAGTGCATT GGTCTGAACTCTTCCAGCGACGCCCCGCCAGCCAGAGAACGCCTCGGCCCAGGGGCCAGTGACCAG cagcacactgtGGAGATGGACCTGGACTGGGCTCCCAGGGGCCCCTCTGTGGTCCAGCGTGGTGGGCAGAGGGCAGTAGGCTCAGCACAG GACCAAGTGGATCCTGGTGAACTTAGCGATGCTGCTAACTATGAAAACCTGAGGGCCCCTCCCAGATGTGCTGGGGACACTGCAGACACGGGCGTCCATTTTGTCACCGTCCACCAACTGTCAAAATGA
- the LOC130374816 gene encoding uncharacterized protein LOC130374816 isoform X4, with protein sequence MFSLTDIFPINDKCNKVTFSSDYGRTEFRAGDCVSLSCGAQSDCSIITWLFSYNNGTTVELVVGGKVKSEDKKERLHVTKECSLEVKKMRKEDEGHYTCREYPSPRRQVDHALHEVKLMTSTNRPTPTTVKANTSTSKPTTTPVKGAASSSPAARPSTSTPTTHTLNAPTAGVLLRVLVLLGFSVLTLVVLLRLIGWWRTRGNRAATEECIGLNSSSDAPPARERLGPGASDQQQHTVEMDLDWAPRGPSVVQRGGQRAVGSAQDQVDPGELSDAANYENLRAPPRCAGDTADTGVHFVTVHQLSK encoded by the exons ATGTTCTCTCTCACAGATATCTTTCCAATCAATGACAAATGTAACAAAGTAACTTTCTCCTCAGATTATGGAAGAACAGAGTTCAGAGCTGGAGATTGTGTCTCTCTATCATGCGGGGCTCAGAGTGACTGTTCCATTATTACCTGGCTGTTCAGTTACAACAATGGAACGACTGTGGAATTGGTTGTAGGAGGGAAGGTTAAGTCGGAAGACAAGAAAGAAAGACTACATGTTACAAAGGAGTGTTCTCTGGAGGTAAAGAAGATGAGAAAGGAAGATGAAGGTCATTACACTTGCAGAGAGTACCCATCACCAAGAAGACAGGTTGATCATGCATTGCATGAAGTAAAACTAATGA CAAGCACAAACAGACCAACCCCAACCACAGTGAAAG CAAACACAAGCACATCCAAACCAACCACTACACCAGTGAAAG gagcagccagcagcagcccagCAGCAAGGCCCTCAACATcaacaccaaccacacacacactgaacg CTCCTACAGCGGGGGTCCTGCTGCGGGTCCTGGTGCTGCTGGGCTTCTCCGTCCTGACCCTGGTGGTTCTGCTCCGCCTCATTGGCTGGTGGAGAaccagag GTAACAGGGCGGCAACAGAAGAGTGCATT GGTCTGAACTCTTCCAGCGACGCCCCGCCAGCCAGAGAACGCCTCGGCCCAGGGGCCAGTGACCAG cagcagcacactgtGGAGATGGACCTGGACTGGGCTCCCAGGGGCCCCTCTGTGGTCCAGCGTGGTGGGCAGAGGGCAGTAGGCTCAGCACAG GACCAAGTGGATCCTGGTGAACTTAGCGATGCTGCTAACTATGAAAACCTGAGGGCCCCTCCCAGATGTGCTGGGGACACTGCAGACACGGGCGTCCATTTTGTCACCGTCCACCAACTGTCAAAATGA
- the LOC130374816 gene encoding uncharacterized protein LOC130374816 isoform X5: MFSLTDIFPINDKCNKVTFSSDYGRTEFRAGDCVSLSCGAQSDCSIITWLFSYNNGTTVELVVGGKVKSEDKKERLHVTKECSLEVKKMRKEDEGHYTCREYPSPRRQVDHALHEVKLMTSTNRPTPTTVKANTSTSKPTTTPVKGAASSSPAARPSTSTPTTHTLNGNRAATEECIGLNSSSDAPPARERLGPGASDQQQHTVEMDLDWAPRGPSVVQRGGQRAVGSAQDQVDPGELSDAANYENLRAPPRCAGDTADTGVHFVTVHQLSK, from the exons ATGTTCTCTCTCACAGATATCTTTCCAATCAATGACAAATGTAACAAAGTAACTTTCTCCTCAGATTATGGAAGAACAGAGTTCAGAGCTGGAGATTGTGTCTCTCTATCATGCGGGGCTCAGAGTGACTGTTCCATTATTACCTGGCTGTTCAGTTACAACAATGGAACGACTGTGGAATTGGTTGTAGGAGGGAAGGTTAAGTCGGAAGACAAGAAAGAAAGACTACATGTTACAAAGGAGTGTTCTCTGGAGGTAAAGAAGATGAGAAAGGAAGATGAAGGTCATTACACTTGCAGAGAGTACCCATCACCAAGAAGACAGGTTGATCATGCATTGCATGAAGTAAAACTAATGA CAAGCACAAACAGACCAACCCCAACCACAGTGAAAG CAAACACAAGCACATCCAAACCAACCACTACACCAGTGAAAG gagcagccagcagcagcccagCAGCAAGGCCCTCAACATcaacaccaaccacacacacactgaacg GTAACAGGGCGGCAACAGAAGAGTGCATT GGTCTGAACTCTTCCAGCGACGCCCCGCCAGCCAGAGAACGCCTCGGCCCAGGGGCCAGTGACCAG cagcagcacactgtGGAGATGGACCTGGACTGGGCTCCCAGGGGCCCCTCTGTGGTCCAGCGTGGTGGGCAGAGGGCAGTAGGCTCAGCACAG GACCAAGTGGATCCTGGTGAACTTAGCGATGCTGCTAACTATGAAAACCTGAGGGCCCCTCCCAGATGTGCTGGGGACACTGCAGACACGGGCGTCCATTTTGTCACCGTCCACCAACTGTCAAAATGA
- the LOC130374816 gene encoding uncharacterized protein LOC130374816 isoform X1, with amino-acid sequence MFSLTDIFPINDKCNKVTFSSDYGRTEFRAGDCVSLSCGAQSDCSIITWLFSYNNGTTVELVVGGKVKSEDKKERLHVTKECSLEVKKMRKEDEGHYTCREYPSPRRQVDHALHEVKLMTSTNRPTPTTVKANTSTSKPTTTPVKGAASSSPAARPSTSTPTTHTLNGAASSSPTSWPPSTPTPHTPNAPTAGVLLRVLVLLGFSVLTLVVLLRLIGWWRTRGNRAATEECIGLNSSSDAPPARERLGPGASDQQQHTVEMDLDWAPRGPSVVQRGGQRAVGSAQDQVDPGELSDAANYENLRAPPRCAGDTADTGVHFVTVHQLSK; translated from the exons ATGTTCTCTCTCACAGATATCTTTCCAATCAATGACAAATGTAACAAAGTAACTTTCTCCTCAGATTATGGAAGAACAGAGTTCAGAGCTGGAGATTGTGTCTCTCTATCATGCGGGGCTCAGAGTGACTGTTCCATTATTACCTGGCTGTTCAGTTACAACAATGGAACGACTGTGGAATTGGTTGTAGGAGGGAAGGTTAAGTCGGAAGACAAGAAAGAAAGACTACATGTTACAAAGGAGTGTTCTCTGGAGGTAAAGAAGATGAGAAAGGAAGATGAAGGTCATTACACTTGCAGAGAGTACCCATCACCAAGAAGACAGGTTGATCATGCATTGCATGAAGTAAAACTAATGA CAAGCACAAACAGACCAACCCCAACCACAGTGAAAG CAAACACAAGCACATCCAAACCAACCACTACACCAGTGAAAG gagcagccagcagcagcccagCAGCAAGGCCCTCAACATcaacaccaaccacacacacactgaacg gagcagccagcagcagcccaACATCATGGCCCCcatcaacaccaacaccacataCACCAAACG CTCCTACAGCGGGGGTCCTGCTGCGGGTCCTGGTGCTGCTGGGCTTCTCCGTCCTGACCCTGGTGGTTCTGCTCCGCCTCATTGGCTGGTGGAGAaccagag GTAACAGGGCGGCAACAGAAGAGTGCATT GGTCTGAACTCTTCCAGCGACGCCCCGCCAGCCAGAGAACGCCTCGGCCCAGGGGCCAGTGACCAG cagcagcacactgtGGAGATGGACCTGGACTGGGCTCCCAGGGGCCCCTCTGTGGTCCAGCGTGGTGGGCAGAGGGCAGTAGGCTCAGCACAG GACCAAGTGGATCCTGGTGAACTTAGCGATGCTGCTAACTATGAAAACCTGAGGGCCCCTCCCAGATGTGCTGGGGACACTGCAGACACGGGCGTCCATTTTGTCACCGTCCACCAACTGTCAAAATGA